TTCGCGGAGTCATGAAAACCGGACTTAGTTTCGGTATAAGTGACGAGGATATTCCACGTGAAGCAAGGATGAATATTGACGAAGAAATTGAAAAAGCTGAGCAGGATGTTGCAGATCTTATCCGTGCATACGAGAACAAGGAACTTGATCCATTGCCCGGTCGTACCCTTGATGAGACAATTGAATTGAAGATCATGCAGACTCTCGGTAAGGCCAGAGACCATACCGGTACAATTGCAGGAAATCACCTTGGTCTTGAAAATTCCGCTGTGATTATGGCAAAATCCGGGGCTAGGGGTTCAATGTTGAACCTTACTCAGATGGCTGCCTGTGTAGGACAGCAAGCGGTACGTGGTGAACGTATACGCAGAGGTTATGCAGGTCGTACACTTCCACACTTTGACAAAGGTGACTTGGGTGCAGATGCTCACGGTTTCGTTAAAGCCAGCTACAAGAGTGGTTTGAACCCAACAGAATATTTCTTCCACTCAATTGGTGGTAGGGAAGGTCTTGTGGATACTGCGGTTCGTACTTCCCAGTCAGGTTATCTTCAACGCAGGCTTGTTAATGCTTTGCAGGATCTGGAAGTCCAGTATGATGGTTCTGTAAGGGAAACCCGTGGAGTTATTGTCCAGTTCAAGTATGGAGAGGACGGTATTGATTCCACCAAGAGTGACTACAACAATCCCGAGACGATTCACAAGATTGTTCGTTCTGTTACAGGTAAGGGGGTGGAATAATGACAATAAGCGAAGCGACAATTGAAGGTATGATAAAGGACCTTCCCATATCCAATAACCTGAAGCAGATCCTTTTGGAAGACTCCGTAAGTGTAGGTGTCACCAAAAAAGAAATGGAAGAGATTATTGAAAGGGTATTGGAAGAGTATGAAAGATCATGTGTAGAACCCTGTGAAGCCGTGGGAGTTGTCTCAGCACAGTCCATAGGTGAACCGGGTACACAGATGACAATGCGTACTTTCCACTATGCGGGTGTCGCAGAAATTAACGTTACCCTGGGTCTTCCGAGGCTTATTGAAATTGTGGATGCAAGGAAGAACCCCAGTACACCAATGATGACTGTTTATCTGGAAAATGATATTTCAGATGACAGGGACATGGCTACAAAGACCGGATGGGAAATTGAAGCCACTCATATTGATCATTTGGCGGATGTTACAACTGATCTGGCCAACATGCAGCTTGTAATTGATTTAAATGAAAGATCCATGAACAAACGTGCGATCGATGAAGAATCAATTGTTGAGAAGTTGCAGGAAAAGTTAAAGGTCAATGTTGCACCCTCCAAAACAGTCACAAATCAAATAATTGTTACTCCGGAATCTCCTTCTTACAGGGAATTACTTCAGCTTGCGAAGAAAATTAAGACAATCACCCTCAAAGGTATTGAGGGTATCAAAAGGGTTGTTATCCGTAAGAATGGTGATGAGTATACTCTCTATACTGAAGGTTCAGAACTGGCTGCAGTTCTTCAGATAGATGGTGTTGATAAGACACGAACAACTACCAATAACATCGGTGAAATTCACGATGTCTTTGGTATTGAAGCTGCCCGGAATGCAATCATTAAGGAAGCAATGGACACATTGCGTGAACAGGGTCTTTCCGTTGATATCAGGCACATAATGCTTGTTGCGGATATCATGACCTGTGACGGCGAGGTCAAACAGATTGGTCGTCACGGTATTTCCGGAGAGAAAGCCAGTGTCTTTGCCCGTGCAGCATTTGAAGTGACAGTAAATCACCTGCTTGATGCAGGTCTCCGCGGTGAAGTAGATGCCTTAAATGGTGTAACTGAAAACATCATTGTTGGGCAGCCGATCAAATTGGGTACGGGTGATGTACATCTGGTTGCCCGCAATCCTCTTGAAAACTAATACAACCAGAACATAAATATAGCGAATTGCTTATTACAAGCTCTTAAAGATGAACGAGTGATGGAATATGGATATCAATGTTGATAAAGCACTGTTGAGTGTTATAAGAACCGGCGATGTTAAGATCGGGGCTAACAGTACCATTGATGCAGTAGCAAAAGGTGAAGCTAAGATGGTGGTAGTTGCAGACAACTGCCCATTAGACTTGAAGGAGAAACTCGAAGATATAAATGTGCCTGTATACGTTTATCCGGGAACCAGCGTGGAACTTGGACGAACGGCATGTGGTAAACCATTTACCATTTCCGCACTTGCAGTTATTGATGCAGGTGAGTCGGACATACTGGCATTAATTTAAAATAGAGGGTGTTGTATTTTTGAGCGATATCAAGCTTTCAACGGATGCTATAAGATATATAGCCCTGTTTGAAAGTATGACCGGAGCGTCTATCAAGGATTGTCTTGTTGATGAAGGCAGGCTTGTATATGTGGTCAAAAATGGTGACATGGGTGCTGCAATAGGCAGACACGGCGATCACATAAACCGCTTCAAAAAAGCGGTTGACAGGCATATTGACCTGATAGAGTATTCCGAGGATCCAGTGACCTTTGTCAAAAATGCCTTTGGGACTGTGTCTGTGAAGGCAGTGAGCATAAGGTCATCAAACGGGAAAAGACAGGCTCTGGTCGAAGTGTCGGCTTCCGAGAAAGGTCTTGCTATCGGGAAAAACGGTCGAAATATTGATATGATAAAAAGGATTGTAAATCGACACCATAATATTGACGATGTGATATTGCAGTGATAAAATTCGAGGTCATCTTGATTTATAAGTTATTTGGAGGTTATTAAATGCCAAACGGGAAATATGCAGCTCATAGACTCAAATCTGTCCGCCAAAATGCAAGGTGGAGAGATTCACGCTACAGCAGGCGTACCTTAGGATTGAATGTAAAATCTGATCCACTTGGAGGTGCTCCACAGGGTCGCGGTATTGTTCTTGAGAAAGTAGGTGTTGAGGCTAAACAGCCAAACTCCGCTATCAGGAAATGTGTAAGAATTCAGCTTATCAAAAACGGAAGGCAGGCAACTGCATTCTGTCCAGGCGACGGTGCAATCAATTTCATTGATGAACACGATGAAGTAACCGTGGAAAGGATTGGTGGCCGTATGGGTGGTGCTATGGGTGATATCCCAGGTGTCCGTTTCAAAGTTATTGCCGTTAACAGTGTAAGCCTGAGGGAAATGGTAATCGGAAGGAAAGAGAAGCCAAGGAGATAATCTATGTATAAGTTATTTGACAAATGGGATATGTCCGAGGTAGAGGTTGCTGATGCTGGAATCAGGCGCTACGTGAGTCTCGAGCCAGTAATTGTTCCTAATACTTGTGGAAAACACGCAAGGCAGCAGTTCAACAAATCTGAAATTTCTATTGTTGAGCGTCTTATTAATAACATGATGCGCGGTGAACAAAACACCGGTAAAAAACAGCGTACAATCAGCATTGTTGACGAAGCTTTTGATATTATTAATTCCAAGACTGACAAAAACCCTGTACAGGTACTGGTTGAAGCAATTGCCAATGCCGGTCCACGTGAAGAAGTTGTAAGACTTAAGTACGGTGGTATTTCCGTTCCCAAAGCAGTAGATACCGCTCCCCAGAGAAGGGTTGACAATGCTCTAAGGTACATTTGTGTTGGTAGCAAGCAGGCAGCATTCAAATCCAAGCGCTCTGTCGCCAGTTGCCTTGCAGCAGAACTCATTGCAGCTTCCAACAGGGATGCAAAATGCTTCTCAATTAACCGTAAGGATGCAAAGGAAAGGGTAGCAAAGGCTGCACGTTAATCCATTATCATATTAATTACGTAGGTTTTAGATATGGGACGAAGGAAGAAAATGGTTGAGCGCGTCACAGCGCTGATGAACAGCCCGGAAATGATCAGAAACATCGGAATTGTTGCACATATTGATCACGGTAAAACCACACTTTCCGATAACCTTCTTGCTGGTGCAGGAATGATTTCCAAGGAACTTGCTGGTCGCCAGCTTTTCATGGACTCTGATGAAGAGGAACAGGAAAGGGGCATCACAATTGACTCGGCAAACGTTTCGATGGTCCACGAGTATGATGGCGAGGAATATCTCATTAACCTGATTGACACACCTGGTCACGTTGACTTTGGTGGTGACGTAACTCGTGCCATGCGTGCTGTAGACGGTGCAGTTGTAGTTATTGATGCTGTAGAAGGCACAATGCCACAGACTGAAACAGTTCTCAGGCAGGCACTTAAGGAACATGTAAAACCTGTTCTTTTCATTAACAAGGTTGACAGGCTTATCAACGAACTTCAGGTAGATGCTCAGGAAATGCAGATTCGTCTGGGCAAACTCATTGATCACGTAAACAAGCTCATTAAGGGAATGAACGAAGAGCGCTACAATGCCGGCTGGCGTGTTGATGCAGCCAATGGTACTGTTGCTTTTGGTTCCGCACTTTACAACTGGGCTATCAGTGTTCCAATGATGCAGAAGACAGGTGTTTCATTTGGCGAAGTTTATGATTACTGCCGTGCTGAAGATATGAAAGCCCTGGCAGAAAAATGCCAGCTTCATGAAGCTGTCAACGATATGGTTATCAGGCACCTTCCAAGTCCAATTGAAGCACAGGAAGATCGTGTCAGGGTTATCTGGCATGGCGACATGGACTCCAAAATAGGAACTGCTATGAAGAATGCAGACGATGATGGCGATCTCGCTTTCATGGTTACTAACATTTCCACCGATCCTCATGCCGGTGAAGTTGCCACAGGAAGACTTTTCGGTGGTTCACTCTCACGTGGTCTGGAAGTTTATGTTTCAGGTGCAGCTGGCAAGAACAGGATTCAGCAGGTCGGTATCTTCATGGGTCCAGAGAGACTTGAAGTGGAGAGGATTCCTGCAGGAAATATTGCAGCAGTTACCGGTCTTAAAGATGCAATTGTAGGTTCAACAGTTACAACACTTGAAGGCATGGATCCATTCGAGAGTATCAAACATGCAAGTGAACCTGTAGTTACAGTTGCTATCGAAGCAAAACACATGAAGGACCTTCCAAAACTTGTTGAAGTACTCAGGCAGGTTGCAAAGGAGGACCCAACACTTAAAGTTACTCTGAATGAGGAAACCGGTGAACACCTTATGGCAGGCATGGGTGAATTGCACCTTGAGGTTATTGCTCACAGGATTGAGCGTGACAAAGGTGTAGAAATTACTACCACACCACCTATTGTAGTTTACCGTGAAACCATCCGTACTACAGCAGGTCCGGTTGAAGGTAAATCACCTAACCGTCACAACAGGTTCTACGTTGTTGTTGAACCTCTTGAGCAGGCAGTAGTCGATCTCATTCGTGAAGGCGAAATTTCCATGAGACTTCCTGAACTTGAAAGAAGGGAGAAACTCATTGAGGCAGGCATGGACAAGGAAGAAGCAAAGAACATTGTTGATATCTTTGAAAGCAATGCTTACTTCGACATGACCAAAGGTATCCAGCACCTCAACGAAACCATGGAATTGATTTTGGAAGGTTTCGAGGAAGTTATGAAGGCAGGTCCTCTTTCAAGAGAACCATGTATGGGTGTAAAAGTCAAACTCATGGATGCAAAACTCCACGAGGATGCTGTCCACCGTGGTCCTGCACAGGTAATTCCTGCATCAAGGCAGGCAATTCAGGCTGCAATGCTTATGGCTGAAGACACTATGCTGGAACCATACCAGAAAGTTTTCGTCCAGGTACCACAGATGCAGATGGGTGGAGCTACAAAAGAAATCCAGGGTCGCCGCGGAATTATTATCAACATGACCTCTGAAGGAGATACCACAATTATTGAATCAAAGGCTCCGGTGTCCGAGCTCTTCGGATTTGCAGGCGATATTCGCTCTGCTACTGAAGGACGGGCAATGTGGAGTACAGAGTTTGCAGGCTTTGAAACCCTCCCAACCAACATGATCGCAGACATTGTGAAGGGAATCAGGGAAAGGAAGGGCCTGAAAGCAGAACTTCCACAGGCATCCGACTATCTGAGTATGTGAGAGAGGTCCTCTTTCTCACATTAAAAGTTGGGTTACCTGCGGAAAGGTTTAAACGTGTAAAGGACTATTAAACCACCAAAATCCAAATCAAATTTAACAGGAGAAGTTTAAATGGCTGAGAAACCACACATGAACTTAGCAGTTATCGGTCACATTGACCACGGAAAGTCCACACTTGTAGGAAGACTCATGTTCGAGACTGGCGCAGTACCAGCTCACCTCATTGAGAAATACAAGGCAGAAGCAAAAGAGAAAGGTAAAGAATCCTTTGCATTCGCATGGGTAATGGACTCCCTCAAGGAAGAACGTGAGAGGGGTATCACCATCGATATCGCACACAAGAGATTCGACACCGACAAGTACTACTTCACTATCGTAGACTGTCCAGGTCACCGTGACTTCGTCAAGAACATGATTACCGGTGCTTCCCAGGCAGATGCAGCAATTCTCGTAGTTGCAGCACCTGATGGAGTAATGGCCCAGACCAAGGAACACGTTTTCCTTTCCAGGACCCTCGGTATCAATCAGTTGATCATTGCAGTTAACAAGATGGATGCAGCAGACTACAGCGAAGACAGATACAACGCTGTCAAGGAAGAAGTATCCCAACTTCTCGGTATGGTCGGTTTCAAGGCTTCCGAGATTCCATTCATTCCAACTTCTGCATTCGAAGGTGACAACATCTCCGAGAAGAGCGCAAACACACCATGGTACACAGGTCCTTCAATCCTTGAGTCCCTCAACGCACTTGTAGAACCTGAAAAGCCAGACACTCTTCCACTCCGTATCCCAGTTCAGGATGCATACTCCATTTCCGGTATTGGTACCGTCCCAGTAGGACGTGTCGAAACCGGTGTTATGAAGAAAGGTGACAATGTTATCTTTAACCCAAGTGGCGCAACCGGTGAGGTAAAATCCATTGAAATGCACCACGAAGAAGTCCCACAGGCTGTACCTGGTGACAACATTGGATGGAACGTCAGGGGTATCGGTAAGGGTGATGTAAGACGTGGTGACGTCTGTGGTCCAACTGCAAACCCACCAAGTGTTGCAGACGAATTCGTCGGTCAGATTGTAGTGCTTCAGCACCCATCAGCAATCACCGTGGGTTACACACCTGTATTCCACTGTCACACAACCCAGACAGCATGTACTCTCATGTCTATCGACAAGAAACTTGATCCAAAATCCGGTCAGGTTAAGGAAGAGAACCCAACATTCATCAAAGCTGGTGATGCAGCAATCGTTACCATCAAGCCAACAAGGCCAATGGTTATCGAGCCTGTAAAAGAAATCCCACAGCTCGGAAGGTTCGCTATCCGTGATATGGGTATGACCATTGCTGCTGGCATGTGCATGAGTGTTAAACAGAAATAACACTCTCAACCTTTTTTCAGGTTGGGGATTATCATGGCACAGAAAGCAAGAATAAGATTGTCAGGTATCAGTCCGGTAGATCTGGATGGTGTCTGCGAGCAAGTTAAAGCTATTGCAGAACGTACCGGTGTTAGTATTTCCGGTCCGGTGCCTCTGCCTACCAAAAAAATGGTAGTACCTACCCGCAAGAGTCCTAGCGGTGACGGTACTGCGACTTGGGATCACTGGGAGATGCGTGTCCACAAAAGGCTGATTGACATTGCAGCCGACGAACGCGCATTGCGTCAGTTAATGCGCATTCAGGTTCCCAAAGACATCAACATTGAAATCGTACTTCAGGCTTAATTCAGGGGCAAAGTCCTCTGATTCCTTTTTTATTTTCTTTATTTCGATTAGTTAACTATATCTAGAAATTCATTTATTATTACAGTGGTGATTTTATGGTAACTGAACCTCAGGATGAAAATGAGAAACTTGTCTATAAAGCATTGAAAGAATCCGAAAAACCCATGAGGCCAGGTGATGTGGCAAAAGAAACAGGTCTTGATAGTAAAGTTGTCAGTCAAGCCATTAAAGCTCTGAAAAACAGGGGACTTGTCTGCTCTCCCAAAAGATGCTATTACGGACCTTCAGATGAGTAATTTCTTATCCTTTTTTAGTGCAGGGGAGGGATACGGTGAAAGTCGTCCCGACACCCGGCTCGCTTTCCACTTCTATTTTTCCTCCATGCATTTCAACGAAACTTTTCACGAGACTAAGCCCCAGGCCGGTTCCCTGATACTTTCTATTCAGGGATGAATCAAGCTGCCAGAATGGCTCAAAAATCTCTTTCATATAAGTATTATCAATCCCGATTCCTGTATCACTGATTGATATCATAAGATTGTCTTTTTCCTTTACTGAGTTGATATACACAGAGTGGCCGGGTTCTGTGAACTTTATTGCGTTGTCTATCAAATTGTAGAGTATTTCTTCTACTTTTGTTTTGTCAGCGCATATTTCTCCAATTGCGATATCCATAGTATTCTTTATGTCAATGTTTTTGCTTCTTGCAATTATATTGAATGAATTTATTTGGGCATTTAGTACTTTCCTGTAATCAAAACAACTTAATGTGAAATCTGTGTTGCCGCTCTCAATATAAGACATTTCCAGAATTGAGTCTATTAGCTCAAGAAGATGCTGGCCGCTTTTCAAAACATTGTCAAGGTAACGTCTCTGTTTATCATTAATTTTGCCGGGTCGCTCAGTCTTCAGTACTTCAGAAAAACCAATTACAGAATTTAACGGAGTTCGCAACTCATGACTCATGGTTGTAATAAATTGATCCTTTGTACGGTTCGCTTCTTCTGCAAGGATTTTTGCCTTTATGAGATTGTTTTCAAACTCCCTCTTTTTTGTAATGTCCTCTCCCGCAAGCATTATCCCGGAAATATTCTCTTCCTGATCAATATATGCCGAATATTTCCACTCAATGAGCAATTCCTTGCGATTAAAATTCAAGATCCTATTTTCAGAGCTTGCAAATTTGTATTTACTGTCTAATATATCCCGGAAAATAATTTTGGATTGTTCGAGATCTTCAGGGAACTTCATAAGATCGAACCAGTTGCTTCCGAGAAGCCATTTTCTGGTGTACCCAAGTGTTTCGCATGCTTTCTGATTTACAAGGCGAATATTAAAATCAGTGTCAAGAACGAAAATAATTACCCCGGCGATGTCCAGATACCTGTTTGCTCTTTCCTTTTCAACCTGGAGTTGTTTCTCAACTTTTTTCAATTTACCAATATCAACCATTACACCGTTAAGTCCTACCACCTGATCATTTTCAAATATTGGTTTTGATGAGGTATGGACATATTTAATGTTCCCCGTCTTGTCAATAATGCGAAACATATACGGATTGTATACTCCGGCAATAGTTCTGCTCATGTCCTGAAGAAGGCCTTCCAAATCATCCGGGTGGACATAACGGGCAAAATTCGTACCAATTACTTCTTCAGGCTTGTAGCCGGTTATCCTCTCAATTGCAGGGTTTATGTATGTAAACACGCCGGTTCCGTCAACTGAAAAAACAACGTCATTTAGTGTGTTAACATGCTGCTGGATAAACGTTTCCAGATTATCAATTTTGCTTTCGAGGCTCTTAATTCGTTCTTCATCAATTCCCGCACAACTCAAAGAAGCCGTATTCTCATTAATATTATGATATTCAGATGCAGACACGTTTTTATCCCCTCGTATAACAATAGGTGTATGATTGTGAGCAACAAAAATACAATTACAATCATTTTATGGAAGTTTAAGTATATATGTCCTGTGTAGGATAAGTTTATATCCGGACATTAACTATAAAACAGAAGCTGATGGGCCTGTAGTGTAGAGGATATCACTTAAGCCTCCGGAGCTTAGAACCCGGGTTCGATTCCCGGCAGGCCCGCTAAAATTGATTTGTTTATATTAAATACAATATAATTTACAAAGGTGTTCTCTTATTTTGTGGCAGAGATGTATCCTGTAGACTTCAGGGTTTGGTATGTCAAAAATAACAACTCCCTGAGTGTGCCAGGAAACATTGTTAATGAGACCTTTTTCTTCCATATCATCCACAAAAAAGCGTGCCTTGCTGTAATCAAGGTTCTGTCTCCAGTCACCGACGCGCATTTTTGATCCGCCTCTGAGACTTAATTCCAGTTCATCAAGACCAAATTTGTAGAGGTCAAACCATTGCAGGTCATCCTTCTCGGATTTTATGCGCCCCTTCTTGGTATCTTCCTGCATCATTTTCACGATAAGGTCGATGTCAGTTGATTTCAAGACGTTATTGTTAATTTTTTCAAGGTAAAGGTCAATCTCTTCCATCTTGTATCCTCTTGAATTTATGGATGCTTCTATTATAATTGAGATAAAAGATGGCTTAATCTAGATAAGGGTTTCTTAATGTCTTTGCCGAAAAGGACATAACTTTTACAGTTGTAGTTTATGTGATATGCCGGGGGGTTTACCATAGTTGATATAAGCATAAAGATAGGTGGTGCCGCAGGTCAGGGCATCCAGACAATAGGTACGGTTCTTTCAAAAACCTTCTTAAGAGATGGTTTCCATGTTTTTGGGAGTCAGTTTTACCTTTCCCGCGTGAGAGGTGGACACAACTTTTTCCAGATTCGTGTAAGTGATCATCCTGTTCAAGCCATAAAAGAAGAACTGGATATTTTAGTTGCGCTTGATGAAGCATCCATTACGCAGCATCTTGAAGAGGTGCAGGATGGATTTGTTGTTGCTGATGAGGCTGCAGTAAATGATACGACTCCGGAAAATGTTATTTCTATCCCATTTGTTGACATAGCAAAGGAAGTCAGCGGGAATAAGCTATTTTCCAATACTGTCGCAGTAGGTGCGGTTTTCGGTATTCTTTGCTATGATCTTTCATGCCTCAATACTCTACTCTCAGAGATTTTCGAGAAGAAGGGCGAGGAAATAATTGAGAAAAACATTGCTGCTGCAAAGGCTGGCTATGATTATGTGCAGGATGGGAAGTTTAAAGGGGTTTGCAAATTTGATTTAACCCCCAATCCTGTTGATGGAAGGATACTGATCGATGGAAATGATGCAGTTGGGTTTGGTGCACTGGCAGCAGGAGTGCAATTGGTTTCTTCTTATCCAATGACACCTTCAACGGGTGTCATGACTTTTGTGGCAAAATATGCTGATCGTTTCAATGCCATAGTAGAGCAGGCAGAGGACGAAGTTGCAGCCCTAAACATGGCAATAGGTGCTTCCTTTGCAGGTGTAAGGGCAATGACTACGACTTCAGGCGGGGGATTCTGTCTCATGACCGAAGCCCTTGGGCTTGCAGGAATGACAGAAACCCCTGTAGTAGTTTTCCTATCCCAGCGCCCTGGGCCGGCAACAGGTCTTCCCACAATGACCGAGCAGGCTGACCTTCAATTTGCTCTTCATGCAGCACAGGGAGAGATACCGAGATGTATTCTTGCTCCCAGAACTCCAAGGGATGCTTTTTACCAGACAATGCGGGCATTCAATATTGCGGACAAGTATCAGATACCTGTCATTCTCATGAGTGATCAGTATCTTGCGGATGCATTGTTTACATACGAGAATTTTGATCTTTCTCATGTAACAATTGAAAGGCATTTGCTATCTGACAGGGAATTAAAGAAGATGGGGGACTATCGCCGTTATGAGATTACCGATTCCGGAATTTCCCCAAGGGCACTGCCGGGTCAGGCAGGTGTGCTTGTGGTGGCTGATAGTGACGAACATAATGAAGAAGGCCACATTGACCAGACTATTGAAAACAGAATACGCATGAATGAAAAAAGGCTGAGAAAACTTGATGGCCTGAAGGAAGATATGCAGCTACCGATCATCCATGGTCTGGAGAATGCGGACATTTCCCTGATTGGCTGGGGTTCCACATTCGGCCCACTTGCCGAGGCGGTGGATATTCTCAATGAGGATGAAGTTTCCATAAATCTTGTTCATTTCAGTGATATTTATCCGCTCCACGAGGGTGATATCGGACTTCTGATGGATGGACTAAACCATACTGTATGTGTGGAAAATAACGCCACAGGACAATTCGCTCAGCTCCTGCGCACGGAACTCGGTTTTGAAGTTAGTGACAAGATACTGCGCTACGATGGTCTGCCGTTTACTCCAAAGTCGATAATAAGGGAACTTGAAGAGAAGGAGGTGGTCTGAGGATGGTAACTCTTGACGATTACAAAGCAGGTGACACTGAGTGGTGTCCCGGATGTGGCAATTTCAGCATACTTGCAGCAGTCAAAAAAGCACTTGTGAGTCTTGACAAGGAACCGCATGAAGTCTTGATGGTTTCTGGAATCGGACAATCAGGCAAGCTTCCGCACTACCTGAAGTGTAACACTTTCAATGGCTTACATGGGCGCACTCTTCCTCCGGCAACAGGGGCCAAACTGGCAAATCCTGAACTTACGGTTATTGCAGTAGGGGGGGACGGTGATTCCTACGGTGAAGGTGGAAATCACTTCATCCATGCCCTTCGCCGGAATCCTGATATTACTCTTATTGCTCATGATAACCAGATCTACGGCCTTACAAAGGGGCAGGCTTCTCCGACGAGTGAACCGGGAATGAAAACCAAAATACAGACACATGGAGTTATCAATACACCTTTCAATCCTCTGGCTGTGGCTATTTCTCTTGGTTGTACCTTCGTTTCCCGTGGTTTTGCCGGTGACATCGAACACCTGTCTTCATTGATTGCGGAAGCAGTTGAACATCCCGGTTTTTCTCTGGTGGACATCCTGCAACCCTGTATTAGCTTCAATAAACTCAATACATACAGCTGGTACAAGGAAAGGGTCTATAAGCTGGAAGATGAGGGCTATGATCCCACCGATCGTATCAAAGCCTTCGAGAAAACACTGGAATGGGGAGAACGTATTCCTACAGGTGTGTTCTACAAACATGATTCGACAAGCTTTGAATCCAAACAGCCAGTGCTTGAAAAGGGCCCACTTGTGAAGCAGAAATATGATCCTGAAGAACTCATTGATGTCATGAAGAGCTTCATGTGAGGATTTATGGCCACTCAAAACAGGCTTGCCGGGGAAAGCAGCCCTTATCTCCGGCAGCATGCTAACAATCCTGTAGACTGGTATCCGTGGTCTGATGAGGCGTTTGAGAAAGCCCTGAGTCTGGATATTCCTGTTTTCCTTTCAATAGGATATTCCTCCTGTCATTGGTGTCATGTGATGGCCGAGGAATCCTTTGAGGATAAGAAAGTTGCAGCTCTGCTGAATTCCCATTTTATTTCAATAAAGGTGGATAGGGAAGAAAGGCCAGATGTTGATGATTTTTACATGGATGCATGTCAGGCAATGACCGGAAGGGG
This genomic stretch from Methanohalophilus levihalophilus harbors:
- a CDS encoding 2-oxoacid:ferredoxin oxidoreductase subunit beta, which produces MVTLDDYKAGDTEWCPGCGNFSILAAVKKALVSLDKEPHEVLMVSGIGQSGKLPHYLKCNTFNGLHGRTLPPATGAKLANPELTVIAVGGDGDSYGEGGNHFIHALRRNPDITLIAHDNQIYGLTKGQASPTSEPGMKTKIQTHGVINTPFNPLAVAISLGCTFVSRGFAGDIEHLSSLIAEAVEHPGFSLVDILQPCISFNKLNTYSWYKERVYKLEDEGYDPTDRIKAFEKTLEWGERIPTGVFYKHDSTSFESKQPVLEKGPLVKQKYDPEELIDVMKSFM
- a CDS encoding 2-oxoacid:acceptor oxidoreductase subunit alpha, yielding MKIGGAAGQGIQTIGTVLSKTFLRDGFHVFGSQFYLSRVRGGHNFFQIRVSDHPVQAIKEELDILVALDEASITQHLEEVQDGFVVADEAAVNDTTPENVISIPFVDIAKEVSGNKLFSNTVAVGAVFGILCYDLSCLNTLLSEIFEKKGEEIIEKNIAAAKAGYDYVQDGKFKGVCKFDLTPNPVDGRILIDGNDAVGFGALAAGVQLVSSYPMTPSTGVMTFVAKYADRFNAIVEQAEDEVAALNMAIGASFAGVRAMTTTSGGGFCLMTEALGLAGMTETPVVVFLSQRPGPATGLPTMTEQADLQFALHAAQGEIPRCILAPRTPRDAFYQTMRAFNIADKYQIPVILMSDQYLADALFTYENFDLSHVTIERHLLSDRELKKMGDYRRYEITDSGISPRALPGQAGVLVVADSDEHNEEGHIDQTIENRIRMNEKRLRKLDGLKEDMQLPIIHGLENADISLIGWGSTFGPLAEAVDILNEDEVSINLVHFSDIYPLHEGDIGLLMDGLNHTVCVENNATGQFAQLLRTELGFEVSDKILRYDGLPFTPKSIIRELEEKEVV
- a CDS encoding PAS domain-containing sensor histidine kinase, coding for MSASEYHNINENTASLSCAGIDEERIKSLESKIDNLETFIQQHVNTLNDVVFSVDGTGVFTYINPAIERITGYKPEEVIGTNFARYVHPDDLEGLLQDMSRTIAGVYNPYMFRIIDKTGNIKYVHTSSKPIFENDQVVGLNGVMVDIGKLKKVEKQLQVEKERANRYLDIAGVIIFVLDTDFNIRLVNQKACETLGYTRKWLLGSNWFDLMKFPEDLEQSKIIFRDILDSKYKFASSENRILNFNRKELLIEWKYSAYIDQEENISGIMLAGEDITKKREFENNLIKAKILAEEANRTKDQFITTMSHELRTPLNSVIGFSEVLKTERPGKINDKQRRYLDNVLKSGQHLLELIDSILEMSYIESGNTDFTLSCFDYRKVLNAQINSFNIIARSKNIDIKNTMDIAIGEICADKTKVEEILYNLIDNAIKFTEPGHSVYINSVKEKDNLMISISDTGIGIDNTYMKEIFEPFWQLDSSLNRKYQGTGLGLSLVKSFVEMHGGKIEVESEPGVGTTFTVSLPCTKKG